From a region of the Candidatus Jettenia caeni genome:
- a CDS encoding putative ABC transporter substrate binding component, whose protein sequence is MARERFAELRAGLFTLLTLTGFIIMVFILGSQKGYFKSQITIKAKFSNVYGLQAGAPVRFMGVGIGYVNDIFLPDELPCTGIVVSLRIDTSVKKNITTDSTATIKWLSYVTGDSYVEISSGPCHEPVVKDGDFIKSTEPVDYTAVIENSTSVIESFSNISKKLEEGNFVELLNSTLVSLNESLRAFQTGNGLLYSLMYDPKGKQLLENFAATSESLNESAKALQKGEGLLHSLIYDPKGKQVMEDLISTSESLKEIMAGVEKGEGTLGALIGDPAVYDNLKNLLGGTNRSFLLRSLIRKSVERGKEEGNYSK, encoded by the coding sequence GGCTTTTTACCCTGCTAACGTTAACGGGCTTTATTATTATGGTGTTTATCCTTGGCAGTCAGAAGGGATATTTTAAGTCTCAGATCACGATAAAGGCAAAATTCTCAAATGTGTATGGATTACAAGCCGGCGCCCCGGTAAGGTTTATGGGTGTAGGAATAGGTTATGTGAATGATATTTTCCTGCCCGATGAACTGCCTTGTACAGGAATTGTGGTATCGCTCCGGATCGATACTTCAGTCAAAAAGAATATAACTACAGACTCTACTGCCACTATTAAATGGCTGAGTTATGTAACGGGGGATTCTTATGTAGAGATATCGTCTGGTCCCTGTCACGAACCTGTGGTAAAAGATGGAGATTTTATAAAAAGTACAGAACCGGTAGACTATACCGCAGTTATTGAAAATAGTACGAGTGTCATTGAATCCTTTTCAAATATCTCCAAAAAACTGGAAGAAGGTAATTTTGTAGAATTATTAAATAGTACTTTAGTATCGCTGAATGAGAGTTTGAGGGCTTTTCAGACGGGAAACGGCCTGCTTTATTCACTTATGTATGATCCTAAGGGAAAACAACTCTTGGAGAATTTTGCTGCAACTTCTGAATCTCTTAATGAGAGTGCGAAGGCCCTTCAAAAAGGTGAAGGATTGCTTCATTCTCTTATCTACGACCCCAAAGGAAAACAGGTCATGGAAGATTTAATCTCAACTTCTGAATCTCTTAAAGAAATTATGGCAGGGGTTGAGAAAGGAGAAGGTACTCTTGGTGCTCTGATAGGAGACCCTGCCGTGTACGATAACTTAAAAAATCTCCTGGGCGGTACCAACCGCAGTTTTCTTTTAAGAAGTTTAATTCGGAAAAGCGTTGAGAGAGGTAAAGAAGAGGGTAATTATTCAAAATAA
- a CDS encoding metalloproteinase, with product MKNVKICISFISLFSLGTMGSLSIAADTEGVSYIYQGKNFIVTNNNSTILRVEPTPPPSASASPCTSDSPCLYDDLPAGLAPYALTGGSWPIAGFTYSFGNTSPDISWASERGVIGQAFGLWSNVAEVKPTEVADGGANSCAGDIRIWWGAGDHGDGYPFDGPGGVLAHAWYPPPVNGGCIAGDVHFDEDETWVTPTYGGAGIDLLTVAAHEIGHSLGLAHSSDPNALMYPFYTGRKPYLSYDDIAGIYAIYGSRPEDVIIQIESVSIPAPGSGSFRLREKDVKVQLRQKGTANYTTRHLPTADTDTGGSKADVDGVLSRDPFVSQFDGYWWHIGDLYRAQHRLSSSYKDIDQVKVTLTISDNILLGPETLRVSLNGIVVGDIVVNPGDASKVATFNVRFVNPKNSSRDIGTNFYNEGKH from the coding sequence ATGAAAAATGTAAAAATATGTATATCGTTTATTTCTCTGTTTTCTCTGGGAACGATGGGAAGCTTATCCATTGCAGCAGACACCGAAGGTGTTAGTTATATATATCAGGGAAAAAATTTTATTGTAACAAATAACAATAGCACAATCCTTCGGGTAGAACCAACGCCTCCCCCCTCTGCATCAGCATCACCCTGCACCAGCGACTCTCCCTGTCTCTATGATGACCTTCCTGCAGGACTAGCTCCTTATGCTCTTACCGGTGGAAGTTGGCCCATCGCTGGCTTTACCTACAGCTTTGGAAATACCAGTCCTGATATCTCCTGGGCATCGGAGCGGGGAGTTATAGGACAGGCATTCGGACTCTGGTCAAATGTAGCAGAGGTTAAACCAACAGAAGTTGCAGACGGTGGGGCTAACTCATGTGCTGGTGACATCCGTATCTGGTGGGGAGCAGGAGACCATGGTGACGGATATCCTTTTGACGGACCCGGCGGTGTGCTGGCACATGCGTGGTATCCACCACCCGTCAATGGGGGATGTATTGCTGGCGATGTCCACTTTGATGAAGATGAAACATGGGTAACTCCAACCTATGGTGGGGCAGGGATTGATTTGCTTACCGTCGCGGCACATGAAATCGGACATTCCCTCGGATTGGCACATTCCTCTGATCCCAATGCCCTTATGTATCCTTTTTACACGGGAAGAAAACCTTATCTTTCGTATGATGATATTGCAGGTATTTATGCGATTTATGGATCCAGGCCAGAAGATGTGATTATTCAGATTGAATCTGTTTCAATTCCAGCTCCTGGCTCCGGAAGTTTCAGACTTCGTGAAAAAGATGTAAAGGTACAGCTCAGACAAAAAGGAACTGCAAACTATACGACTCGCCATTTACCTACCGCAGATACAGATACGGGTGGGTCAAAAGCCGATGTAGATGGTGTACTTTCACGCGATCCTTTTGTTTCCCAATTTGACGGTTATTGGTGGCATATAGGAGATCTTTATCGGGCACAACACAGACTCTCCAGTTCATATAAAGATATTGATCAGGTCAAGGTCACTTTGACTATTTCAGATAATATTCTTCTGGGCCCGGAGACCCTTCGCGTTTCTCTCAATGGAATTGTAGTTGGGGATATTGTGGTTAATCCGGGAGACGCCTCTAAGGTTGCTACATTTAATGTGAGATTTGTAAATCCAAAGAACAGCAGCAGGGATATAGGAACAAATTTTTATAATGAAGGAAAGCATTAA
- a CDS encoding acetyl-CoA synthase, whose amino-acid sequence METFFNPSSVAIIGATEKPGSLPGIIVKNLLDMGFGGRIYPVNPKYGNVFGLRCFPSILDIPDEIALTVIAVPALFVLDILKQHALKQIHYSIIISAGFREMGPEGIEMEEKIRQIAIENKIRIIGPNCLGVFDNYTNFTTSFLPGERVSKPKKGSLSILSQSGAFAIALLDLATQEGLGIARMINYGNRIDVGESALLPFLTSDSSTKVIALYMESVDHGRKFIEVARACSKKKPIVVLKVGKGEAGIAAAKSHTGAIAGKYEIYKAAFLKSGIIEANGLEEFIDGVKALSMQNPPKGNRILIVTNGGGFGVIVADHCSENGLEVPPPSRQLKEKLRSRLSKFYVVNNPVDLTGSASDEDYRIAIHTCMAESDEYDAAIIIPLMAPQGMTEKVVDHIADTMKVSGKPGVICTVGGVFTMKVKQLLEERMFPVYPSPERSARAMAMLFRRKILQDGVLHSL is encoded by the coding sequence ATGGAAACCTTTTTCAATCCTTCATCGGTTGCAATTATTGGTGCTACAGAAAAACCCGGAAGTCTTCCCGGTATTATTGTAAAAAATCTTCTTGATATGGGGTTTGGCGGTAGGATATATCCCGTTAATCCGAAATACGGGAATGTCTTTGGTTTAAGATGTTTTCCTTCAATACTTGATATCCCCGATGAAATAGCATTAACGGTGATCGCTGTACCTGCCTTATTTGTATTGGATATTTTGAAGCAGCATGCCCTGAAGCAAATCCATTATTCTATAATCATCAGCGCTGGTTTTCGGGAGATGGGTCCGGAAGGTATTGAGATGGAAGAAAAGATCAGGCAAATTGCGATTGAAAACAAAATCCGAATCATCGGACCTAACTGCCTGGGTGTTTTCGATAATTATACAAATTTTACTACCTCCTTCTTGCCGGGAGAAAGGGTAAGTAAGCCGAAAAAAGGCTCACTATCGATCCTTTCTCAAAGCGGCGCCTTTGCTATCGCACTCTTAGATCTGGCAACACAGGAAGGGTTAGGCATAGCCAGAATGATAAATTATGGAAATAGAATTGATGTCGGAGAATCTGCCCTTTTGCCTTTCTTAACCAGTGACAGTTCTACAAAAGTTATTGCTCTCTACATGGAATCAGTTGATCATGGGCGAAAGTTTATTGAAGTGGCCAGGGCATGCTCAAAGAAAAAACCTATTGTAGTATTAAAGGTTGGGAAGGGGGAGGCAGGCATCGCTGCTGCCAAATCTCACACAGGGGCTATCGCAGGAAAGTATGAAATCTATAAGGCTGCGTTTTTAAAATCAGGTATTATTGAAGCAAACGGTCTTGAGGAGTTTATTGATGGTGTCAAAGCGCTTTCCATGCAAAATCCGCCGAAAGGGAATCGGATCTTGATTGTTACAAACGGCGGTGGTTTTGGCGTTATTGTAGCCGATCACTGTTCGGAGAATGGTTTGGAAGTCCCGCCTCCATCCCGTCAGTTAAAAGAGAAGTTGAGAAGCAGGCTCTCAAAATTCTACGTAGTTAATAATCCTGTTGATCTAACAGGAAGCGCCTCTGATGAAGATTATCGCATTGCGATACATACTTGCATGGCCGAAAGTGATGAATATGATGCCGCTATTATCATACCCCTTATGGCTCCGCAGGGTATGACAGAAAAGGTAGTAGATCACATTGCTGATACGATGAAAGTATCAGGAAAACCTGGCGTTATTTGTACCGTAGGCGGTGTATTTACTATGAAGGTAAAACAGTTACTTGAAGAACGCATGTTTCCTGTTTATCCCTCTCCGGAACGCAGTGCAAGAGCTATGGCAATGTTGTTCAGAAGAAAAATTTTACAAGATGGTGTTTTACATTCATTATGA
- a CDS encoding ATPase, translating into MTVNEIEKTDLQAIDKIVKGSLEIKKQIAKVIIGQEKVVEDLLIALFCKGHCLFVGVPGLAKTLLVSTLAEVLNLKFNRIQFTPDLMPADITGTDILEQDHATGKRFFKFIKGPIFSNILIADEINRTPPKTQAALLQAMQEYKVTASGTTYGLDLPFVVFATQNPIEQEGTYPLPEAQLDRFMFQINVQYPSQKEEVEIVRTTTSAFKPTVEKIFNPEEIKELQDLVTRVPVADYVIEYAVRLVRASRPEDPSAPDFIKKWINWGAGPRASQYLILGGKARALLNGRYAVTCNDVRAIARPILQHRIITNFHAEAEGKSSLHIIDQLLDTVKEHT; encoded by the coding sequence ATGACTGTGAATGAAATTGAGAAAACAGACCTTCAGGCTATCGATAAGATAGTTAAGGGAAGTTTAGAAATAAAAAAACAAATTGCAAAGGTTATTATAGGGCAAGAGAAGGTGGTTGAAGATCTCCTTATAGCCCTGTTTTGTAAAGGACATTGCCTCTTTGTGGGGGTACCGGGACTTGCAAAGACACTTCTCGTCAGCACCCTTGCAGAAGTTTTAAATCTGAAATTTAATCGTATACAATTTACCCCTGATCTCATGCCTGCGGATATCACAGGAACTGATATATTAGAACAGGATCATGCTACCGGGAAAAGATTTTTTAAATTTATCAAAGGCCCTATCTTCTCAAATATTCTCATTGCCGATGAAATCAACCGTACACCGCCAAAAACACAGGCAGCGTTGTTACAGGCAATGCAGGAATATAAAGTCACCGCCAGCGGCACTACCTATGGGCTTGACCTTCCCTTTGTCGTCTTTGCTACCCAAAATCCTATTGAACAGGAAGGTACGTACCCCTTGCCCGAGGCGCAACTGGACCGATTTATGTTTCAGATCAATGTCCAGTATCCCTCTCAAAAAGAAGAAGTTGAAATTGTACGAACAACTACATCGGCTTTTAAGCCAACGGTAGAGAAGATCTTTAATCCGGAAGAAATCAAGGAGCTTCAAGACCTTGTTACCAGAGTGCCTGTCGCGGATTATGTTATCGAGTACGCCGTAAGATTGGTACGGGCATCCAGGCCGGAGGACCCAAGTGCGCCTGATTTTATAAAAAAGTGGATTAACTGGGGAGCAGGACCCCGTGCCTCTCAATATCTTATTCTCGGAGGCAAGGCACGTGCCTTGTTGAACGGTAGATACGCTGTTACCTGCAATGACGTCAGGGCAATTGCCAGGCCTATCTTACAACACCGCATTATCACGAACTTCCACGCTGAGGCTGAAGGAAAGTCGTCCTTACACATCATCGACCAATTACTTGATACCGTAAAAGAGCACACATAA
- a CDS encoding transposase: MDVIDPKEIPFIEEEIIKVLLDKQQINLDTLLCDTSNFFTYIDSGNRQCDVARRGYNKQKRMDLKQFGLFLLVSRQDQIPLFHKIYQGNLSDRTIFQEQFRDMVNRFKAISGSLEDITLVFDQGNNSKKILQEVNSTVSFVGSVSPYHQRSLIEEANRSMSKIQVKDRSVDCCRIRTNLWQMDLTVVVYISEKLRQGQLRGVEQSIKKLFEKLKGIQEKIKAPTQRGKKRDREELEARITALIASSVPEGLIDWRIEDGKRDAFELDFWIEQERFEYLKEHWFGRRIVITNRHKWDTEEIILAYWGQHKVEYVFKNLKNPFHLAVRPQYHWTDQKIEVHGFIWVLAFLLGMIAYKRAKEKARFQGSISTLLEKLSSIRLATFIEGPSEKSKGKYKTTQHLEEMDEDLLALVNALGISHALEKSSIPFSVYN; the protein is encoded by the coding sequence ATGGACGTCATTGACCCAAAAGAAATACCTTTCATCGAAGAAGAGATAATCAAAGTGCTCCTTGATAAACAGCAAATAAATCTTGATACCTTGCTGTGTGATACGAGTAATTTTTTTACCTACATTGATTCTGGCAACAGGCAGTGCGATGTTGCCCGGAGGGGATATAATAAACAAAAGAGAATGGACTTGAAGCAGTTTGGATTATTTCTTTTAGTTTCCCGTCAGGATCAAATTCCCCTTTTTCATAAGATATATCAGGGAAATCTTTCAGATAGAACGATTTTTCAAGAGCAATTCAGAGATATGGTAAATCGATTTAAAGCCATTTCCGGCTCATTAGAGGACATAACCCTGGTATTTGACCAGGGAAATAACTCCAAGAAGATATTACAAGAGGTAAACAGCACAGTGAGCTTTGTCGGCTCTGTATCACCCTATCACCAGAGGTCTCTTATAGAAGAGGCCAATAGATCGATGAGCAAAATACAGGTAAAGGATCGTAGTGTTGATTGTTGTCGGATAAGAACCAACCTTTGGCAGATGGATCTTACGGTAGTGGTATATATTTCCGAGAAACTTCGGCAGGGACAACTCAGAGGAGTTGAGCAAAGCATAAAGAAACTCTTTGAAAAACTCAAGGGTATTCAGGAAAAAATCAAGGCACCGACTCAAAGAGGTAAAAAGAGAGACCGTGAGGAGTTAGAAGCGAGAATAACAGCACTCATTGCTTCTTCCGTACCGGAGGGTCTTATTGACTGGCGTATTGAAGATGGGAAAAGAGATGCATTTGAACTGGACTTTTGGATAGAGCAAGAGCGGTTTGAGTATTTGAAAGAACATTGGTTTGGGCGTCGTATAGTAATCACCAACCGTCATAAATGGGATACAGAGGAGATTATCCTGGCTTATTGGGGACAACATAAGGTGGAATATGTTTTTAAAAATCTTAAAAATCCCTTTCACTTGGCAGTGCGGCCGCAGTATCACTGGACAGACCAGAAGATTGAAGTTCATGGATTTATTTGGGTGCTTGCATTTCTTCTGGGCATGATTGCTTATAAAAGAGCCAAAGAAAAAGCACGTTTCCAGGGATCAATCTCTACACTCCTGGAGAAACTCTCATCGATAAGGCTTGCAACATTCATTGAAGGCCCTTCAGAGAAATCGAAAGGGAAATATAAGACAACTCAACATCTTGAAGAAATGGATGAAGACCTTTTAGCTCTTGTAAACGCTCTAGGAATATCTCATGCACTAGAAAAGTCTTCAATCCCTTTCAGTGTATACAACTAA
- a CDS encoding putative transposase, with translation MTDTEILKAYKGQSAVETNFKWAKNPAAVAPVFLKDPKRIAVLGFVYLVALMVYTLMHRQIRQSLKQAQKTLPGNKGYTDNPTGSVLFQNMRGIAVVVISLSKSTLKQITNFTQLHTDILRYFSFDVEIYQPLKTLSSA, from the coding sequence ATGACCGATACCGAGATACTGAAGGCATACAAGGGACAGTCTGCTGTGGAGACAAACTTCAAATGGGCGAAGAATCCTGCAGCAGTGGCCCCGGTTTTCCTGAAGGACCCAAAGAGAATTGCAGTCTTGGGGTTTGTGTATCTGGTAGCCCTTATGGTCTATACGCTAATGCATCGGCAGATAAGACAGTCACTGAAACAGGCACAGAAGACACTACCGGGGAATAAGGGGTATACTGATAATCCAACAGGGAGTGTACTGTTTCAGAATATGAGGGGGATAGCGGTGGTTGTTATTTCCCTGAGTAAATCGACCCTGAAGCAGATTACCAATTTCACGCAACTGCATACGGATATTCTCAGGTATTTCTCCTTTGATGTTGAAATCTATCAACCGTTAAAAACTCTTTCTTCTGCTTAA